A window of the Sporosarcina sp. FSL K6-2383 genome harbors these coding sequences:
- the ilvC gene encoding ketol-acid reductoisomerase codes for MTKMYYNQDINEAVLQDKKIAVIGYGSQGHAHARNLQDSGFNVVVGVRPGKSFDQAKQDGLQVTTVKEAAEQADFIMVLLPDERQKQVYEAEIAPALTAGKSLVFAHGFNVHFGQIKPPADVDVFLVAPKGPGHLVRRTFEAGAGVPALFAIYQDVSGKAKDVALAYAKGIGSARGGVLETTFEEETVTDLFGEQAVLCGGLTSLVKAGFETLVEAGYQPELAYFETLHETKLIVDLMYEGGMAGMRYSISDTAEWGDFVSGPRVVDADTKARMKDILTDIQSGKFAKEWIEENENGRPNFNRIEEEEAKHQIEEVGQKLRSMMPFVNEGAKTKEEEVVGSAKN; via the coding sequence ATGACAAAAATGTATTATAACCAAGATATCAACGAGGCAGTTCTACAGGATAAGAAAATTGCGGTTATCGGATATGGTTCACAAGGTCACGCACATGCACGTAACCTACAAGATTCAGGATTTAACGTAGTTGTTGGTGTACGTCCAGGTAAATCTTTTGACCAAGCGAAACAAGATGGATTGCAAGTAACAACTGTCAAAGAAGCTGCAGAACAAGCAGACTTTATCATGGTCCTATTGCCAGATGAAAGACAAAAACAAGTCTATGAAGCAGAAATTGCTCCAGCGCTTACAGCAGGAAAATCACTTGTATTCGCACACGGTTTCAACGTTCACTTCGGTCAAATCAAACCGCCAGCAGATGTTGACGTATTCCTAGTTGCACCAAAAGGACCAGGACATCTCGTTCGTAGAACATTTGAAGCTGGCGCAGGTGTACCCGCATTGTTCGCAATTTACCAAGACGTATCAGGCAAAGCGAAAGACGTTGCACTTGCATATGCAAAAGGAATCGGTTCTGCACGCGGTGGTGTTCTTGAAACAACATTTGAAGAGGAAACAGTTACGGATCTATTCGGTGAGCAAGCAGTCCTTTGCGGTGGCTTAACTTCACTTGTAAAAGCAGGATTTGAAACACTTGTAGAAGCAGGATACCAACCAGAACTTGCGTATTTTGAAACATTGCACGAAACAAAACTGATCGTTGACTTGATGTATGAAGGCGGAATGGCGGGTATGCGTTATTCTATCTCAGATACAGCAGAGTGGGGCGATTTCGTATCAGGTCCACGCGTTGTAGATGCAGATACAAAAGCACGTATGAAAGACATCCTAACTGATATCCAATCAGGTAAATTTGCGAAAGAATGGATTGAAGAAAACGAAAACGGTCGTCCAAACTTCAACCGTATCGAAGAAGAAGAAGCGAAGCACCAAATTGAAGAAGTCGGTCAAAAGCTTCGTTCAATGATGCCATTTGTGAATGAAGGTGCAAAAACAAAAGAGGAAGAAGTGGTGGGTAGTGCGAAAAATTGA
- a CDS encoding 2-isopropylmalate synthase gives MRKIDIFDTTLRDGEQSAGINLNTAEKLEIAKQLERFGATIIEAGFPASSPGDFEAVQRIANTVKNSTVTGLARAMKSDIETSWEALRGAEQPHLHVFLATSPIHMEYKLQKTPNQVVDIAVEAVKYARKFFPTVQWSAEDAFRSDWEYLVRIINQVIVAGATVINIPDTVGYATPQEYGALFKYLKENVTGIDNVKLSAHCHNDLGMAVANSIAAIENGAEQVEGTINGIGERAGNAALEEIAVALHIRKDIYGFETGINLQEIKRTSQLVSQLTGVVIQPNKAVVGKNAFAHESGIHQDGYLKNRQTYEIITPELIGDKTEPLALGKHSGRHAFKDRAITMGFDLSDEKLNQAFAEFKKLADRKKEITEDDLFILFTDQQIKYKDTPVYELTNVQVQYGTSNIPTATVSAVQPSGEAITVAATGAGSVEAIFNTLEQLVAGEVHILDYRVTSIGRGRDALGEAVVNLSIDGEVSIGRDVAQDVLEASAKAYLNAINRHLMKMANPVRTAVTEVN, from the coding sequence GTGCGAAAAATTGACATATTTGATACAACACTTCGGGACGGCGAACAATCCGCCGGCATTAATCTAAATACGGCTGAGAAATTAGAAATTGCCAAACAGCTTGAACGATTCGGGGCAACAATTATTGAAGCAGGGTTTCCTGCTTCATCCCCGGGTGATTTTGAAGCGGTTCAACGCATTGCGAATACGGTAAAGAATTCGACAGTAACAGGTCTTGCTCGGGCGATGAAAAGTGATATTGAAACGTCGTGGGAAGCACTTCGTGGTGCGGAACAACCTCATTTACATGTCTTTTTAGCAACATCACCTATCCATATGGAATACAAGCTGCAAAAAACACCCAATCAAGTAGTAGATATTGCAGTGGAAGCTGTGAAATATGCACGCAAGTTTTTCCCGACTGTACAATGGTCAGCAGAAGATGCTTTCCGCTCAGACTGGGAATACCTCGTCCGTATTATCAACCAAGTCATCGTAGCGGGTGCAACAGTCATTAATATCCCCGATACAGTTGGCTATGCTACGCCACAAGAATATGGTGCATTGTTCAAATACTTGAAAGAAAATGTAACAGGTATCGACAATGTTAAGCTGTCTGCACATTGCCATAATGATTTAGGAATGGCCGTTGCTAACTCCATCGCAGCGATTGAAAACGGCGCGGAACAGGTGGAAGGAACGATTAATGGTATCGGTGAACGAGCTGGAAATGCCGCACTTGAAGAAATTGCAGTCGCGCTACATATTCGCAAAGACATTTATGGTTTTGAAACAGGCATTAATTTGCAGGAAATTAAACGCACAAGTCAGCTTGTGAGCCAATTGACGGGTGTTGTCATCCAACCGAATAAGGCTGTCGTTGGGAAAAATGCTTTCGCGCACGAATCGGGTATTCACCAGGACGGTTATTTGAAAAATCGCCAAACATATGAAATTATTACACCCGAATTAATCGGTGATAAAACAGAACCATTGGCACTTGGTAAGCACTCCGGACGTCATGCATTCAAAGACCGCGCCATTACGATGGGCTTTGATTTAAGTGATGAGAAGTTGAATCAAGCGTTTGCCGAGTTCAAAAAACTAGCAGACCGTAAAAAAGAAATTACAGAAGATGATTTGTTTATTTTATTTACAGATCAACAAATTAAATATAAAGATACTCCTGTCTATGAATTGACGAATGTTCAAGTGCAGTACGGGACATCCAATATTCCTACAGCAACAGTATCGGCAGTCCAGCCAAGTGGTGAAGCAATCACTGTTGCTGCAACAGGTGCTGGGTCCGTAGAAGCCATTTTCAATACCTTGGAACAGCTTGTAGCTGGAGAAGTTCATATCCTCGATTACCGTGTGACGTCTATTGGTAGAGGACGCGATGCACTCGGTGAAGCAGTTGTGAATTTAAGTATTGATGGTGAAGTGTCCATCGGGCGAGACGTTGCGCAGGATGTATTAGAAGCTTCAGCCAAGGCGTATTTAAATGCTATTAATAGGCATTTGATGAAAATGGCAAATCCAGTTAGAACAGCTGTGACAGAAGTTAATTAA
- the leuB gene encoding 3-isopropylmalate dehydrogenase has product MEKRVAVLPGDGIGPEVTAAAVKVLETIGRRFNHTFHIEYGAIGGNAIDQFNNPLPDETIELCEKSDAVLLGAVGGPKWDQNPSELRPEKGLLAIRKHFDLFANLRPVAAVPSLLHASPLKEEVAKDVNMMIVRELTGGIYFGQPSRRTEKSAVDTLVYTREEIERIVEKAFELARLRRGKVTSVDKANVLESSKLWREVVEEKRKAYPDIEVEHALVDSCAMKLITNPAAFDVVVTENMFGDILSDEASVITGSLGVLPSASINGDNFGLYEPVHGSAPEIAGQDIANPAATILSVAMMLKYSFDLKAEATAIEAAVNTVFEDGFFTADLASPGQRVLSTREWTDKVVDELDTQFVSNSIMFSYV; this is encoded by the coding sequence ATGGAAAAAAGAGTAGCAGTATTACCAGGCGATGGAATCGGTCCAGAAGTGACGGCAGCAGCAGTAAAGGTGCTAGAAACGATTGGAAGACGCTTTAATCATACTTTTCATATTGAATATGGGGCAATCGGTGGCAATGCGATTGACCAATTTAACAATCCACTTCCGGATGAAACAATTGAGCTTTGCGAAAAGAGTGATGCCGTTCTACTCGGAGCAGTAGGTGGACCAAAATGGGATCAGAATCCCTCGGAGCTACGTCCAGAAAAAGGGCTGTTGGCGATCCGAAAACATTTTGACCTGTTTGCTAATCTTCGTCCGGTAGCTGCTGTCCCATCTTTGCTCCATGCCTCTCCTCTAAAAGAAGAAGTGGCGAAGGATGTCAATATGATGATCGTTCGCGAATTAACGGGCGGTATTTACTTCGGCCAACCGAGCAGACGGACAGAGAAATCAGCCGTTGACACACTGGTTTATACGCGAGAAGAGATTGAACGCATTGTGGAAAAAGCCTTTGAATTGGCTAGATTGCGCCGAGGAAAAGTGACGTCTGTCGATAAAGCAAACGTGCTAGAATCCAGTAAGCTATGGCGTGAAGTGGTGGAAGAAAAGAGAAAGGCGTATCCAGATATCGAAGTAGAACACGCATTAGTCGACTCCTGTGCAATGAAATTAATTACAAATCCAGCAGCATTTGATGTTGTCGTTACTGAAAATATGTTTGGTGATATTTTGAGTGATGAAGCGTCCGTTATTACAGGTTCTCTTGGTGTGTTACCGTCGGCGAGTATTAATGGAGATAACTTTGGGTTATATGAGCCAGTTCACGGGTCAGCACCTGAAATTGCAGGTCAAGATATTGCTAATCCAGCGGCAACGATTTTATCGGTTGCGATGATGTTGAAATATTCCTTTGACCTGAAAGCAGAGGCGACAGCTATTGAAGCAGCGGTGAATACAGTATTCGAAGACGGCTTCTTCACAGCGGATCTTGCTTCACCGGGGCAACGGGTTTTATCGACAAGAGAATGGACAGACAAAGTTGTAGATGAACTTGATACGCAATTTGTTTCAAATAGTATTATGTTCTCATACGTTTGA
- the leuC gene encoding 3-isopropylmalate dehydratase large subunit produces MAKNIIEKIWDQHVVYEEQGKPDLLYIDLHLLHEVTSPQAFEGLRLANRTVRRPDLCFATMDHNVPTRNRDAIKDPIARKQINTLQTNCDEFGIQLANMDHPDQGIVHIIGPELGLTQPGKTIVCGDSHTSTHGAFGAIAFGIGTSEVEHVLSTQTLWQAKPKTMEIRVNGKLGFGVTAKDIILAIIAKFGIDMGTGHIAEFTGEAIRNLTMEERMTICNMSIEAGAKAGLISPDETTVAYLKGRRYVAEDEAFDEAAATWLALASDEDATYDRVVEIDANEIEPFVTWGTNPAMGSGITANVPYAKDFESESDKEALKQALAYMGLEEGVPLTSIDIQHVFIGSCTNARLSDLRAAAEVIEGKKVHSSVTAIVVPGSRTVKKQAEDEGLDSIFLEAGFEWRESGCSMCLAMNDDVVPTGERCASTSNRNFEGRQGAGARTHLMSPAMAAASAIAGHFVDVRELQSANA; encoded by the coding sequence ATGGCTAAAAATATTATTGAAAAGATTTGGGACCAACATGTCGTTTACGAAGAACAGGGGAAGCCGGATTTGCTCTATATCGACCTTCATTTATTGCATGAAGTGACTTCTCCACAGGCATTTGAAGGGCTAAGACTAGCGAATCGAACTGTACGACGACCTGATTTATGCTTTGCGACGATGGACCATAACGTGCCGACGCGTAATAGAGATGCCATTAAAGATCCGATTGCGCGGAAACAAATTAACACATTGCAAACGAATTGTGATGAATTCGGTATCCAGCTTGCGAATATGGATCACCCCGACCAAGGGATTGTTCATATTATTGGACCAGAACTTGGGTTGACGCAACCAGGAAAAACAATTGTCTGTGGAGATAGCCACACATCAACACATGGAGCTTTCGGAGCGATTGCATTCGGTATTGGAACGAGTGAAGTTGAGCACGTACTATCGACACAAACACTTTGGCAGGCGAAACCGAAAACGATGGAAATTCGTGTAAATGGTAAGCTCGGTTTCGGCGTAACCGCAAAAGATATTATTTTAGCGATTATCGCTAAGTTTGGCATTGATATGGGAACAGGTCATATCGCTGAATTTACTGGCGAAGCCATCCGAAATCTGACGATGGAGGAACGGATGACGATTTGTAATATGTCGATTGAAGCAGGTGCAAAAGCAGGTTTAATCAGCCCGGACGAAACGACGGTTGCTTATTTGAAAGGTCGTAGATATGTTGCGGAAGATGAAGCATTCGACGAAGCTGCAGCAACGTGGTTAGCACTTGCATCAGATGAAGATGCGACATATGACAGAGTTGTCGAGATTGATGCAAATGAAATCGAACCATTTGTGACATGGGGAACGAATCCGGCAATGGGCTCAGGTATTACAGCAAATGTCCCCTATGCGAAGGATTTTGAATCGGAGTCAGACAAAGAAGCGTTGAAACAAGCACTTGCTTATATGGGACTTGAAGAAGGAGTACCATTGACTTCAATTGACATCCAACATGTTTTCATTGGTTCTTGCACAAATGCTAGATTAAGTGATTTGCGTGCCGCTGCCGAAGTGATAGAAGGGAAGAAAGTCCATTCCTCTGTCACAGCGATTGTTGTACCTGGTTCGCGTACGGTTAAAAAACAGGCAGAAGACGAAGGACTCGATTCCATCTTCCTTGAAGCAGGATTTGAATGGCGGGAGTCTGGATGTAGTATGTGTTTAGCGATGAATGATGATGTTGTGCCAACTGGCGAACGTTGTGCTTCGACTTCAAACCGTAACTTCGAAGGACGCCAAGGGGCCGGTGCTCGCACACATCTAATGAGCCCAGCAATGGCTGCAGCTTCGGCAATTGCAGGTCATTTCGTTGACGTCAGGGAATTGCAAAGTGCGAATGCATAA
- the leuD gene encoding 3-isopropylmalate dehydratase small subunit: MEPINEVISVITPLDRKNVDTDQIISKEFLKRIERTGFGKYVFYHWRFNEDGSEVKDFVLNDERFKGSKILVAHENFGCGSSREHAPWSILDYGFNVVIAPSFADIFHNNCMKNGLLPIKLTIAEVEELLANGQQQPYSVDINLEKQTVTGQDGKVYSFDIDPYYKQMLLNGWDEISLTIQYEEHIAKYEERVKQSV; encoded by the coding sequence ATGGAACCGATTAATGAAGTGATCAGCGTCATAACGCCACTCGATCGTAAAAATGTTGATACAGACCAAATTATTTCAAAAGAATTTCTTAAACGAATTGAACGGACTGGGTTTGGAAAATATGTATTTTATCATTGGCGCTTTAATGAAGATGGTAGCGAAGTGAAAGATTTTGTCCTCAACGATGAGCGATTCAAAGGATCGAAAATTTTAGTCGCCCATGAAAACTTTGGTTGCGGATCGTCTCGAGAGCATGCACCTTGGTCAATTTTAGATTATGGATTCAATGTTGTCATTGCTCCGAGTTTCGCAGATATTTTTCACAATAACTGTATGAAGAATGGTTTGTTACCTATTAAATTAACAATTGCTGAAGTGGAAGAGTTACTGGCGAATGGTCAACAACAGCCTTATTCTGTGGATATAAATTTGGAGAAACAGACGGTGACAGGGCAGGATGGCAAGGTGTATTCATTTGATATTGATCCTTACTATAAACAAATGTTGTTAAACGGTTGGGATGAAATTTCGTTAACAATCCAATATGAAGAGCATATTGCGAAGTATGAAGAACGAGTGAAACAATCGGTGTAA
- the ilvN gene encoding acetolactate synthase small subunit encodes MKRVITVTVINQSGVLNRVTGLLMKRQFNIESISVGHTDQPDRSKMTFIVNVDDERKIEQLVKQLSKQIDVLKVNDITDKSIVMRELALVKVISPPHVRSEMNSIIEPFGARILDSSKGVVTYQVVGHPEKIEAFIELLKPYGIKELTRTGTTAMTRDMQKIQSPQLSILKQ; translated from the coding sequence ATGAAAAGAGTCATTACTGTAACGGTCATCAATCAAAGTGGTGTATTGAATCGGGTGACGGGCCTACTGATGAAAAGGCAATTCAATATTGAAAGTATTAGTGTAGGTCACACAGACCAGCCCGACAGATCAAAAATGACGTTTATCGTCAATGTGGATGATGAACGGAAAATCGAACAGCTCGTTAAACAGCTGTCCAAACAAATTGATGTCTTGAAAGTCAATGACATTACGGACAAATCAATCGTCATGCGTGAGCTTGCTTTAGTGAAGGTCATTTCACCGCCACATGTCAGAAGTGAAATGAACAGCATCATCGAGCCATTCGGGGCGAGAATCCTTGATTCTAGCAAAGGCGTTGTGACCTATCAAGTTGTCGGTCATCCCGAAAAAATTGAAGCGTTCATTGAATTGCTGAAACCCTATGGCATCAAGGAATTGACACGAACAGGTACGACAGCGATGACACGTGACATGCAAAAAATCCAATCGCCACAGCTATCGATTTTGAAACAATGA